In Pseudoalteromonas sp. '520P1 No. 423', the following proteins share a genomic window:
- a CDS encoding diaminopimelate decarboxylase, translated as MTRKQKIIQKAINENIIDNNLTAIGIMDFERLDKTVDDVYASFPKNFTHTFAVKANALVEVLKSLRKSGMGAEVASPGELLIALKAGYEVENIIFDSPAKTIDDLTTCLKNGISLNIDNLQELARIDALMLQYPNTKSIIGFRVNPQIGSGKISSTSTATATSKFGYALNDNDNRNELIEIYKQRPWLKSIHTHTGSQGCELELMAQGIAVITELAEEINETIGSQQIVRLDIGGGLPVNFASEEISPTFKQYADILQKTVPLLFTDKYQVKTEFGRAIAAKNGVIVTRVEYTKNSGNRHIATTHAGAQILTRTAFLPNSWPLRVTGFLPTGEERTEEISPLVTTDVAGPCCFAGDLICKNQQLPNLEQNDYVMVHDTGGYYFSNHFDYNSLPRVAVFAITGKDDDLTIKCIRKSDSLENVLNKM; from the coding sequence ATGACAAGAAAGCAAAAAATAATTCAAAAAGCCATCAACGAAAATATAATCGATAATAACTTAACCGCTATTGGGATCATGGACTTCGAACGATTAGATAAAACAGTTGATGATGTATATGCTTCTTTTCCTAAAAATTTCACCCATACTTTTGCAGTTAAAGCGAATGCATTAGTAGAAGTATTAAAGTCACTTAGAAAATCTGGCATGGGCGCTGAGGTTGCAAGCCCAGGAGAATTATTAATCGCTTTAAAAGCGGGTTACGAAGTAGAGAATATCATTTTTGATTCGCCAGCTAAAACAATAGACGACTTAACAACCTGTCTTAAAAATGGTATATCTTTAAATATTGATAACCTACAAGAACTTGCTCGTATAGATGCACTAATGCTGCAATATCCTAATACAAAATCAATTATTGGTTTTCGAGTAAACCCACAAATTGGCAGCGGAAAAATCAGCTCAACAAGTACAGCTACAGCTACATCAAAGTTTGGTTATGCATTAAATGATAACGATAATAGAAATGAGTTAATCGAAATATATAAACAACGTCCTTGGCTGAAAAGCATTCATACTCATACGGGTTCTCAAGGGTGTGAGCTTGAACTCATGGCGCAAGGTATTGCTGTTATCACTGAGTTAGCAGAAGAAATAAATGAAACAATTGGCTCGCAACAAATAGTTAGATTAGATATTGGTGGTGGATTGCCTGTAAATTTTGCATCAGAAGAAATCTCACCGACATTTAAACAATATGCAGATATTTTGCAAAAAACTGTACCATTACTATTTACTGATAAATACCAAGTTAAAACTGAGTTTGGTCGTGCTATTGCAGCTAAAAACGGTGTAATAGTAACACGAGTTGAATACACTAAAAATTCTGGTAACCGCCATATCGCAACAACACATGCTGGTGCTCAAATTCTTACCCGTACTGCTTTTCTACCTAATTCATGGCCTCTAAGAGTCACTGGATTTTTACCAACAGGTGAGGAACGAACTGAAGAAATTTCTCCATTAGTGACAACAGACGTTGCTGGCCCATGTTGTTTTGCAGGTGATTTAATTTGTAAAAACCAACAATTGCCTAATTTAGAACAAAATGATTATGTAATGGTACATGATACCGGAGGCTATTATTTTAGTAACCACTTTGACTACAACAGTCTACCTAGAGTGGCAGTATTTGCCATAACTGGTAAAGATGATGATTTAACAATCAAATGCATCCGTAAATCAGATTCTCTTGAAAATGTTCTCAATAAAATGTAA
- a CDS encoding aspartyl/asparaginyl beta-hydroxylase domain-containing protein → MMSVFVHSTNIAGVNSTVLDTSLASTLLHCPKTVELLNQIPSVNGAMFTLLLTKSKLTRHLDPVACSFRYYLGLNTPNNECCFINVDGTKQSWKDGEAFIYYDTCLHYVENNSQDIRLILMCDIERPINIFGKLFNKIYTFLISKVLVPNLPDDQAGIVNKLFAKVTPFLTAFKKQNPKLYYPFKWCFNLILLCVFLGILILLSNVLFSMILID, encoded by the coding sequence ATGATGTCGGTTTTCGTACATTCTACAAATATTGCTGGAGTTAATTCTACTGTACTTGATACGTCACTAGCCTCAACTCTGCTACATTGTCCAAAAACTGTTGAATTATTGAATCAAATACCTTCGGTCAATGGTGCTATGTTCACATTACTACTTACAAAGTCAAAATTAACCCGTCACTTAGATCCTGTTGCCTGTTCTTTTAGGTACTATTTAGGGTTAAATACACCTAATAATGAATGCTGTTTTATTAATGTTGATGGTACTAAACAATCTTGGAAAGATGGTGAAGCCTTTATTTATTATGACACGTGTCTGCATTATGTAGAAAACAACAGCCAAGATATACGTTTAATCCTAATGTGTGACATCGAGCGTCCAATTAATATTTTTGGGAAGCTATTTAACAAAATTTATACGTTTTTAATTAGTAAGGTGTTGGTGCCTAATTTACCCGATGATCAAGCCGGTATCGTTAATAAATTATTTGCTAAAGTGACACCTTTTCTAACAGCCTTTAAAAAGCAAAACCCAAAGTTATATTATCCATTTAAGTGGTGTTTTAATCTCATTTTATTATGTGTTTTTTTAGGTATATTAATTTTATTAAGTAACGTGTTATTTTCAATGATATTAATAGATTAA
- a CDS encoding NADPH-dependent FMN reductase: protein MKVLAFAASNSKNSINKQLATYTANLVENSEVEILDINDYEMPIFSEDREKELGHPAQAQAFYKKLGEADTIIVSFAEHNGSYTAAYKNLFDWTSRIDMKVFQNKPMLMLATSPGPGGAASVLAAASGSAPYFAADVKSSISIPSFYDNFDVETGQLTNPELIDKLLTAISLL, encoded by the coding sequence ATGAAAGTATTAGCATTCGCAGCGAGCAACAGCAAAAATTCAATCAACAAGCAGTTAGCAACATATACAGCAAACTTAGTTGAAAATTCAGAAGTAGAAATCTTAGATATAAACGACTATGAAATGCCAATTTTCAGTGAAGATCGTGAAAAAGAGCTAGGTCATCCAGCACAAGCGCAAGCATTTTATAAAAAGCTAGGAGAAGCTGATACGATTATAGTTTCTTTTGCAGAACATAATGGGTCATATACAGCGGCATATAAAAACTTATTTGATTGGACTTCTCGGATCGATATGAAAGTTTTTCAAAATAAACCTATGCTTATGTTAGCAACTTCACCAGGTCCTGGCGGGGCAGCCAGTGTATTAGCAGCAGCGTCAGGTTCAGCGCCTTATTTTGCAGCGGATGTAAAATCCAGTATTTCCATCCCAAGCTTTTACGACAATTTTGATGTAGAAACAGGTCAATTAACTAACCCAGAATTAATCGACAAATTATTAACGGCTATATCACTTTTATAA
- a CDS encoding PadR family transcriptional regulator: MNYSKDFVAASTTPLILAILKNGQSYGYAIIQKVNELSDGKMRWADGMLYPILHRLQKKEFILAIWGVSDTGRKRKYYQLTGAGEAELIAQRSNWKQLDKMLDQLAGDDDV; this comes from the coding sequence ATGAATTATTCAAAAGATTTTGTAGCAGCATCCACAACACCATTGATCTTAGCAATATTGAAAAATGGTCAAAGCTATGGCTATGCCATTATTCAAAAAGTAAATGAATTGTCTGATGGAAAAATGCGATGGGCTGATGGTATGTTGTACCCAATATTACATAGACTTCAGAAAAAAGAATTTATACTTGCTATATGGGGAGTCAGTGATACCGGGCGAAAAAGAAAGTATTACCAACTTACCGGTGCAGGTGAGGCCGAACTTATTGCGCAACGAAGTAATTGGAAACAACTCGATAAAATGTTGGATCAGTTAGCAGGAGATGATGATGTTTAA
- a CDS encoding efflux RND transporter periplasmic adaptor subunit gives MNQKWIKGLLPVVVLASCIGSSVTINAIAKNTEEKKAVDSRPTVKVENITASDHQIVITSYGEVAPLESTQLAAQVQGEVIQWHPSFIPGGLVHRGDILFTIEKDNYEADLLQAQAQLVSAKAALIEENAKQEVAIDEAKRFPTKKFTDLYLRKPQVLSAQAAVKSAQAALKRAQRNLAKCEVKAPFDALVISKNIGLGQFVNTGSTVAVLNNIESAEVLIPIAGFDSAFLPNNLNGLHATVSKKGLNAFKRDAIISRDLGVVDSDTRMSNLVVRIQDPYGLDSDLPVIKFGSYVEVNFAGQTLQKIYKLPQELVNNRTVWVVDSQDKLEAKQVQVIREEGEFFLVNQGLNNQDKLVVTLPEYPQKGMQVNIADSDVLTTEKL, from the coding sequence ATGAATCAAAAATGGATAAAAGGCCTATTACCTGTTGTTGTTTTAGCGTCATGTATTGGTAGTTCTGTAACAATTAATGCGATTGCCAAAAATACTGAAGAAAAAAAAGCAGTTGATAGTCGCCCAACTGTTAAAGTGGAAAATATAACAGCAAGTGATCATCAAATTGTAATTACTAGTTATGGAGAAGTTGCACCTTTAGAAAGTACGCAACTAGCAGCGCAAGTTCAAGGTGAAGTCATTCAATGGCATCCAAGCTTTATTCCTGGTGGCTTGGTTCATCGTGGTGATATTTTATTCACTATTGAAAAAGATAACTATGAAGCAGACTTATTACAAGCTCAAGCTCAGTTGGTTAGTGCTAAAGCGGCATTGATAGAAGAGAATGCAAAACAAGAAGTCGCTATTGATGAAGCGAAACGTTTTCCTACTAAAAAGTTCACAGATTTATATCTTAGAAAACCTCAAGTATTAAGTGCACAAGCTGCAGTAAAATCTGCTCAAGCAGCTCTAAAGCGTGCACAACGTAATCTAGCAAAATGTGAAGTTAAGGCTCCCTTTGATGCCCTAGTTATTTCAAAAAATATCGGCCTTGGTCAATTTGTTAACACCGGCTCTACTGTTGCAGTACTAAATAACATAGAGTCAGCTGAAGTGTTGATACCAATCGCTGGCTTTGATAGTGCGTTTTTACCAAATAATTTAAATGGCTTACATGCGACAGTTAGTAAAAAAGGGCTAAATGCTTTTAAACGTGATGCAATTATCTCTCGTGATTTAGGCGTAGTAGATAGTGATACGCGTATGAGTAACTTAGTTGTTAGAATTCAGGACCCTTACGGTTTGGATTCTGATTTGCCCGTGATTAAATTCGGCAGCTATGTTGAAGTTAATTTTGCAGGACAAACACTGCAAAAAATTTATAAATTACCACAAGAACTTGTTAATAACCGTACAGTTTGGGTTGTAGATTCACAAGACAAGTTAGAAGCCAAGCAAGTGCAAGTAATTAGAGAGGAAGGAGAGTTCTTTTTAGTTAATCAAGGTTTAAACAATCAAGATAAATTAGTTGTTACCTTACCTGAATATCCTCAAAAAGGGATGCAGGTAAATATCGCTGATTCTGATGTTTTAACGACTGAAAAATTGTAG
- a CDS encoding permease prefix domain 1-containing protein: protein MFNLNQAIQQWCELVLSNDSIKSKNIDELIDHLYCEVEQFIKNGKSEEQAFKAAIEKMGEIDMLAGEYEKNRSFLQKLCAFEYGTVGQNTNPNKTKSSILSQSILWASAMIASALIITNEKEAFSVIFLVLLPLSLANIIALRKNNKRNKN from the coding sequence ATGTTTAATTTAAACCAAGCAATACAGCAATGGTGTGAGTTGGTACTGAGTAATGACAGTATCAAAAGTAAAAATATAGATGAGCTTATTGATCATCTTTATTGTGAAGTTGAACAATTTATTAAAAATGGTAAAAGTGAAGAGCAAGCGTTTAAAGCGGCGATAGAAAAAATGGGAGAAATAGATATGCTAGCTGGTGAATACGAAAAAAACCGATCTTTTTTACAAAAGTTATGTGCGTTTGAATATGGTACTGTAGGCCAAAATACCAATCCAAACAAAACTAAATCAAGCATACTTTCGCAATCGATATTGTGGGCCTCAGCGATGATCGCTAGCGCTTTAATAATTACAAATGAAAAAGAAGCTTTTAGCGTTATTTTTCTTGTATTATTACCACTGAGCTTAGCTAATATTATCGCTTTAAGAAAAAATAATAAAAGAAATAAAAATTAA
- a CDS encoding LysR family transcriptional regulator → MAVNTKLFDGIVIFNQVVTTGGFSAAAFATGHSTSYISKEINKLEARLGIRLLNRTTRSISLTPEGKAFNNQCQQIIFDAEQAQGILDQSNISPKGTLKISCPLGFGSIYLKPILVEYLTKYPEVSLDIDFSDRQVDVIQDGFDLVIRATTALEDSSLICKKLKSFLGYTVASTDYVKKHGKPKTPEELINHQCMCYSNLKNPTRWMYTTRKGEAIYVDVPQKVLSNNAEMQLAMVLAGHGICRLPEFYLANELKSDKLEILFDDYQSQTIDVFALYPSRKHLSPKVRCFIELLTQNIS, encoded by the coding sequence ATGGCAGTTAATACAAAGTTGTTTGATGGTATTGTGATCTTTAATCAGGTTGTAACGACAGGTGGCTTCTCGGCTGCGGCGTTTGCTACTGGTCACTCTACTTCGTATATCAGTAAAGAAATCAATAAACTTGAAGCAAGGTTAGGGATCAGATTATTAAACAGAACAACACGCTCTATCAGTTTAACGCCTGAGGGAAAAGCGTTTAATAATCAATGCCAGCAAATCATATTTGATGCCGAGCAAGCGCAAGGAATTTTAGATCAAAGTAATATATCGCCTAAAGGTACATTGAAAATAAGCTGTCCACTGGGTTTTGGGTCTATTTACCTAAAGCCAATTTTAGTTGAGTATTTAACCAAATATCCCGAAGTGAGTTTAGATATAGATTTTAGTGACCGTCAGGTTGATGTTATACAAGATGGTTTTGACTTAGTTATTCGAGCAACAACTGCGCTTGAAGATTCTAGTCTGATATGTAAAAAGCTTAAATCATTTTTAGGGTACACAGTTGCATCAACTGATTATGTTAAAAAGCATGGCAAACCCAAAACACCAGAGGAACTCATAAACCATCAATGTATGTGTTATTCCAATCTTAAAAACCCAACGCGTTGGATGTATACCACGAGAAAAGGTGAAGCTATTTATGTAGATGTACCACAAAAGGTATTATCTAATAATGCCGAAATGCAACTGGCTATGGTTTTAGCTGGTCATGGTATATGCAGATTACCTGAATTTTATCTGGCAAATGAATTAAAATCAGACAAATTAGAAATCCTATTTGATGACTATCAATCACAAACGATAGATGTATTTGCTTTATATCCAAGTAGAAAACATTTATCTCCAAAAGTAAGGTGTTTTATAGAACTGTTAACTCAAAACATCTCTTAA
- the gltS gene encoding sodium/glutamate symporter produces the protein MDIEVGIIETVLVALVILFTGYFCNSKVAFLRNNNIPEPVVGGIIFSFLAAIAHSLFNFHVQFDMSFKAPLMTIFFTTVGLGASFKLLLKGGPKVVLFLGVATLYLLIQNALGVSLAMASGIEPLMGLIGGSVTLSGGHGNGATYADLFITEYGMPSSFFELAMAAATLGLVLGGLVGGPVSKRLITKYNLKADEYHEELDDTVTFNPEDHDLVTPKSMMETLFIILLCMTLGHLGYVGLKEAGVVLPSFLIPLLFGVIATNLCELSKVYSISRACIDLWGTMALSLFLAMALMSLKVWELVNLAGPMVFIIFAQTIVLMLFAYFVTFRIMGKNYNAAIMAGGHCGFGLGATPTAVANMEALVARHGPSPQAFLVVPLVGAFFIDITNALVIQFYLSLPFVTP, from the coding sequence ATGGATATCGAAGTTGGCATAATAGAAACAGTATTAGTCGCACTGGTGATTCTGTTTACAGGTTATTTTTGTAACAGTAAAGTCGCCTTTTTAAGAAACAACAATATACCAGAGCCTGTAGTTGGTGGCATCATATTTTCATTTCTTGCAGCAATTGCACATAGCTTATTTAATTTTCATGTGCAGTTTGATATGAGCTTTAAAGCACCGTTGATGACAATATTCTTTACAACGGTTGGATTAGGTGCAAGTTTTAAACTTTTATTAAAAGGTGGTCCTAAAGTTGTTTTATTTTTAGGTGTTGCAACCTTGTACTTATTGATTCAAAACGCCCTTGGCGTATCTTTAGCTATGGCTTCAGGTATTGAGCCACTAATGGGTTTAATTGGTGGTTCTGTTACTTTATCTGGTGGTCATGGTAATGGCGCAACTTATGCTGATTTATTTATTACAGAATATGGTATGCCCTCAAGCTTCTTTGAATTAGCAATGGCGGCAGCGACTTTAGGTTTAGTGTTAGGTGGCTTAGTTGGTGGGCCAGTAAGCAAACGTCTAATTACTAAATACAATTTAAAAGCTGACGAATATCATGAAGAACTCGATGACACGGTTACTTTTAATCCTGAAGATCACGATTTAGTAACCCCTAAATCTATGATGGAAACACTTTTCATTATTTTATTATGTATGACATTAGGCCACTTAGGTTATGTTGGTTTAAAAGAAGCAGGCGTTGTATTGCCTTCATTCTTAATACCCTTGTTATTTGGTGTGATAGCAACTAATTTATGTGAATTATCTAAGGTATATAGTATCAGCCGTGCATGTATCGATTTATGGGGTACCATGGCGTTATCACTATTTTTAGCTATGGCATTAATGTCACTAAAAGTTTGGGAGCTGGTTAATCTTGCTGGCCCTATGGTATTTATCATATTCGCCCAAACTATCGTATTAATGTTGTTTGCTTATTTTGTCACTTTTAGAATTATGGGGAAAAACTATAATGCTGCAATTATGGCAGGCGGCCATTGTGGTTTTGGTTTAGGTGCAACTCCTACAGCCGTTGCTAATATGGAAGCGTTAGTTGCACGCCATGGCCCCTCTCCACAGGCTTTTTTAGTTGTGCCATTGGTTGGTGCGTTCTTTATAGATATAACCAATGCGTTAGTTATTCAGTTTTATTTAAGTCTGCCTTTTGTAACTCCCTAA
- a CDS encoding efflux RND transporter permease subunit: MTQQKQTGIIAYFANNPVAANLMMGFIIIMGILSYLTIQRQMFPNIEINYININASYPGASPQEIEESILIKIEESIKDVTEIKKGVSRSFRNSGRISLEIDPNKNLSDVLDKIKLRVDGIATFPAGMEPVTIYQAEFQQDVIEMSLVGDLPLTQLKPIAQQIEDELLQLQNVSLVNLNVPEDEIAIEIQPENLRKYNLSLSDVSNAISRHSANFSAGQLRTDTGFISVRIENQYYNGDEFRQIPIKIGENGAKVLLQDIAVIKDGFTEGERYFKYSGSNAMFMSVKATKDQNMIPVAESVKAFIEQRNKTLPPGLELKTIVDMTYYLNARLDMMLKNLIQGSIMVALMLTLFLRFKLAIWVMIGLPVCFLGAVLMMPILGVSVNIISLFAFIMVLGIVVDDAIVIGESAYSEIEKSGGGVENVVKGAKKVATPATFGVLTTMAVFAPFTLSSGPESAFFYGIAVVVILCLAFSLIESKLILPAHLAHSTFTPIPENSWRAKFNKRFMGFVNGPYRRAITRAVEWRWLVLSAFIGLLIISFALISSNLVRTVPNPKVPHDFPSIEIEMNDNISDQQTISALKTIEAVVWRVEEQTKSEFDQGMVRDLLAFNQSRTEARILVPLVDEDLRPFSTFELSRRWRELLPKIPGLKSITIQDDVNGSGSDGEFGYLLYGPDVETLNKAGLQFIAMLQQEKGLFDISSTIDPASKEVQLTLLPVAYDLGLDLVTIANQVGASFYGGEAQRVIRNGEEVRVMVRYPKLTREAFASLKYTVISTKNGKEVMLGDVVALSEKPGISYIRREGGYRTVYIYGAIDEETVEPNEVVKSIDDTLLPELKKLFPTVKTELGGSIEEQQAQQNEQILFFVAGMIIVYILLAVPLQSYTQPLIIMSVIPFSLTGAIWGHFFFGLDLSMMSFFGIIAAAGVVINDSLVMTDYINQARKAGASIRDAVLEAGCARFRAITLTSITTFVGVLPIMFETSLQARFVIPMAVSLGFAVMFATVITLVLVPCLYIIGQDVRTPIRALKRKFSARKNKTDTAEA, encoded by the coding sequence ATGACACAGCAAAAACAAACAGGGATCATAGCTTATTTTGCTAATAACCCCGTTGCCGCTAACTTGATGATGGGATTTATCATCATTATGGGTATATTGAGTTATTTAACAATCCAAAGGCAAATGTTTCCAAATATTGAAATCAATTACATCAATATCAATGCATCTTACCCAGGTGCATCACCCCAAGAAATTGAAGAAAGCATCTTAATAAAAATTGAAGAATCAATTAAAGATGTAACAGAGATAAAAAAAGGTGTATCCCGGTCATTTCGTAATAGTGGCCGTATTTCTTTAGAAATCGATCCAAATAAAAATTTATCGGATGTATTGGATAAAATTAAATTAAGAGTTGATGGCATAGCCACCTTCCCTGCTGGGATGGAACCTGTCACTATTTATCAAGCGGAGTTTCAGCAAGATGTTATAGAGATGTCTCTAGTCGGTGATTTACCTTTAACACAGCTAAAACCCATCGCCCAACAAATAGAAGACGAATTATTGCAACTTCAAAACGTATCTTTAGTTAATTTAAATGTACCAGAAGATGAAATTGCAATTGAAATACAGCCTGAAAACTTACGTAAATATAATTTATCTTTAAGTGATGTAAGTAATGCGATAAGCCGACATTCAGCTAATTTTTCTGCAGGTCAGTTACGTACTGATACTGGTTTTATTTCTGTTAGAATCGAAAACCAATATTATAATGGTGATGAATTCCGCCAAATACCAATAAAAATAGGTGAAAATGGCGCAAAAGTGTTATTGCAAGATATTGCTGTTATTAAAGATGGTTTCACTGAAGGTGAACGCTATTTTAAATATTCTGGTAGTAACGCGATGTTTATGTCAGTTAAAGCGACTAAAGATCAAAATATGATCCCTGTCGCAGAGTCTGTTAAAGCCTTTATTGAACAAAGAAATAAAACATTACCTCCTGGTTTAGAGCTAAAAACCATAGTTGATATGACTTATTATCTCAACGCACGCCTAGATATGATGCTGAAAAACCTCATTCAAGGTTCAATCATGGTAGCACTGATGCTCACGCTTTTTTTACGCTTTAAGTTAGCAATTTGGGTGATGATAGGCTTACCTGTGTGTTTTTTAGGTGCTGTATTGATGATGCCAATTTTAGGTGTAAGCGTTAATATAATTTCCCTATTTGCTTTTATTATGGTTTTGGGGATTGTAGTTGATGATGCAATTGTAATAGGTGAAAGTGCCTATAGTGAAATCGAAAAGTCAGGAGGTGGTGTTGAAAATGTTGTCAAAGGAGCTAAAAAAGTAGCTACTCCTGCAACTTTTGGTGTACTAACAACTATGGCTGTATTTGCGCCATTCACCCTATCAAGCGGTCCTGAAAGTGCTTTCTTTTACGGTATCGCAGTTGTTGTTATTCTATGTTTAGCATTTAGCTTAATTGAATCTAAACTCATATTACCTGCACATTTAGCTCACTCTACCTTTACCCCTATTCCTGAAAACAGTTGGAGAGCGAAGTTTAATAAACGTTTTATGGGATTTGTAAATGGACCTTATAGACGTGCAATAACAAGAGCGGTTGAGTGGCGTTGGTTAGTCTTATCTGCGTTTATTGGATTACTGATCATTAGCTTTGCTTTGATCTCTTCTAATTTAGTACGTACGGTTCCAAATCCAAAAGTGCCACATGATTTCCCAAGCATTGAAATTGAAATGAACGATAATATTTCAGATCAGCAAACAATTTCTGCTTTAAAAACAATTGAAGCGGTTGTTTGGCGAGTTGAAGAGCAAACCAAGTCTGAATTTGATCAAGGCATGGTAAGAGACTTACTTGCATTTAATCAAAGCAGAACTGAAGCAAGGATCTTAGTACCTTTAGTTGATGAAGATTTGAGACCATTTAGTACATTTGAGTTATCTCGACGCTGGCGTGAGTTATTGCCAAAAATACCAGGATTAAAATCAATCACTATACAAGATGATGTGAATGGCTCAGGTTCAGACGGTGAGTTTGGCTACCTGCTATATGGCCCAGACGTTGAAACTTTGAATAAAGCCGGACTACAATTTATTGCGATGTTACAACAAGAAAAAGGTCTGTTTGATATTAGTTCAACCATTGATCCTGCCAGTAAAGAAGTGCAATTAACTTTATTACCCGTCGCTTATGATTTAGGACTCGATCTGGTAACAATCGCAAATCAAGTTGGTGCGAGTTTTTATGGCGGTGAAGCACAACGTGTAATACGAAACGGTGAAGAAGTTCGTGTCATGGTACGTTACCCTAAACTCACCCGTGAAGCTTTTGCCTCACTTAAATATACTGTTATCTCAACTAAAAACGGCAAAGAAGTCATGCTGGGAGATGTGGTCGCTTTGTCTGAAAAACCTGGCATAAGCTATATACGCCGTGAAGGTGGTTATCGTACAGTTTATATATATGGTGCCATTGATGAAGAAACTGTTGAACCTAATGAAGTAGTTAAAAGCATAGATGACACGCTTTTACCTGAACTTAAAAAGTTATTTCCAACGGTGAAAACAGAACTTGGAGGCTCTATAGAAGAGCAACAAGCGCAACAAAATGAGCAAATATTGTTTTTTGTTGCTGGGATGATCATTGTTTATATATTACTTGCTGTGCCACTTCAAAGTTATACGCAACCTCTTATTATTATGTCAGTTATTCCATTTAGTTTAACGGGGGCAATTTGGGGCCATTTCTTCTTTGGTTTAGATTTAAGCATGATGTCATTCTTTGGCATCATAGCTGCCGCGGGTGTTGTGATCAATGATAGTTTGGTAATGACAGATTATATTAACCAAGCTCGTAAAGCTGGCGCATCTATACGTGATGCTGTATTAGAGGCTGGTTGTGCAAGATTCAGAGCAATCACATTAACCTCTATTACGACATTTGTTGGTGTATTACCGATTATGTTCGAAACCAGCTTACAAGCAAGGTTTGTTATACCTATGGCTGTTTCGCTTGGTTTTGCTGTGATGTTTGCGACTGTGATCACACTGGTATTAGTGCCCTGTTTATACATTATAGGTCAAGATGTTCGTACCCCAATACGTGCATTAAAACGTAAATTTTCAGCGCGTAAGAATAAAACGGACACTGCTGAAGCTTAA
- a CDS encoding LysR family transcriptional regulator: MFIKSEQKKLAYQMLVFDEVVNKGSFTLAAHSLGHTKSAVSLYITQLETALDTRLLTRSTRTLNLTPSGELLVKRSEQLVNLLSDTLQDLDTYNNEPAGRITITAPHAFETNLITPIIANLCDEYTKLTPELIYTDERLDLLNNQLDLAISVGPQKDSNYKAVLIGKLDSVLVASPKYIANATEITSENLNIQSLVVLPWQIDSVINCLKDEDLIFDSNTLIKMNTSTSAINSIKCGLGIGLLPSVFIKEELTLGQLQRVLPEYSGQQRDVYAVHSYQNKLPVVLRKFINELKRKFINQMVVNT, encoded by the coding sequence ATGTTCATTAAATCTGAACAAAAGAAACTTGCATATCAAATGTTAGTGTTTGATGAAGTTGTTAATAAAGGATCATTTACTTTAGCAGCACACTCACTTGGTCATACAAAATCTGCTGTTAGTTTGTACATAACACAACTAGAAACTGCATTGGATACCAGATTATTAACTAGAAGTACACGCACATTAAACTTAACACCTTCAGGTGAGTTGCTAGTAAAAAGAAGTGAGCAATTAGTCAATTTACTATCTGATACATTACAAGATTTAGATACATATAATAATGAGCCCGCTGGGCGTATTACAATTACAGCGCCCCATGCTTTTGAAACAAACTTAATCACACCGATTATTGCTAATTTATGTGATGAGTACACAAAACTTACACCTGAGTTAATCTACACTGATGAACGTTTAGATTTACTTAATAATCAACTAGATTTGGCTATCAGCGTCGGCCCACAAAAAGACAGTAATTATAAAGCTGTATTAATTGGTAAACTCGATAGTGTACTGGTCGCATCGCCTAAATACATTGCAAATGCAACAGAGATCACAAGCGAAAATTTAAACATTCAATCCTTAGTCGTTTTACCCTGGCAAATAGACAGTGTTATAAACTGTCTTAAAGATGAAGATTTAATTTTTGATAGTAATACTTTGATAAAAATGAATACATCAACAAGTGCAATTAACAGTATAAAGTGTGGATTAGGCATAGGACTGCTGCCGTCTGTTTTTATAAAAGAAGAATTGACATTAGGGCAATTACAGAGGGTTTTACCTGAGTACTCAGGGCAGCAAAGAGATGTATATGCAGTCCATTCATATCAAAATAAATTACCCGTTGTGCTTCGAAAATTTATAAATGAATTAAAAAGAAAGTTTATAAATCAAATGGTCGTAAATACTTAA